AGAAAAGATTTCAGCGTTTTATCAGTCTTAAGCCTGGAAATTTTATCTATCCTTCTGACCGCAGCCAACACTACATTATTATCGAACTCTCAATGTTTGCAGGACGTAGCGCGGCTACTAAGAAACAACTCATTCAAACTTTATTTCGCAATATTGAACAACAATGCAAAATAGCTCCGCAAGATATTGAAATTACGATTTTTGAAACCCCTAAAGAAAATTGGGGTATTCGCGGCAAAAATGCAGATGAGTTACTTTTAAACTATCAAGTTAATATCTAAAAAGTCACATCTTAATTGTCCGACAAAATTAATTTTTTTATGTGTGATAAAGCTTAACTCCCTCATAAGTTCTGCTATGCTTAAAAAAATAATTTTGTCAGGATGATTCGCATGAGCGTGACACTCGGTACCCCCCTTCAATCTTCTGCATTTAAAGTTTTATTGTTAGGTTCAGGAGAGCTTGGCAAAGAAGTTGTAATTTCTTTACAACGCCTTGGTGTTGAAGTACATGCAGCCGACCGTTATGATCATGCGCCAGCCATGCAAGTTGCACATTTTTCTTATGTGTTAAATATGGCTAATCCAACTGAGTTAAAACAGCTCATTGAGAAAATTAAACCGAATTTAATTGTTCCAGAAATTGAAGCCATCGCTACAGAAGTTTTGCTTGAAATTGAAGCGAGTCAAACTGCAACTGTTATTCCTTCCGCTAAAGCTGTAAACCTGACCATGAACCGTGAAGGCATTCGTCGTCTTGCGGCTGAAGAACTTGGTTTACCTACTTCTGCTTACCGCTTTGCTGACTCACTAGAAAGCTTCCGCGCTGCTTCTGATGACATTGGTTATCCAAACTTTGTAAAACCAGTAATGTCATCTTCAGGTAAAGGTCAGTCTCGTGTAAAAAGTTTCGATGAAGTCGATGCTGCTTGGGAATATGCGATGCAAGGTGGTCGTGTTAACCAAGGTACAGTCATCATTGAATCTCAAATTGATTTTGATTTTGAAATTACATTACTTACCGTTCGTGCTAAAAATCCTGAAACTGGCGAAATCGAAACTCACTACTGTGACCCAATTGGTCACCGTCAAGATGCAGGTGATTATGTAGAAAGCTGGCAGCCTCAACCAATGACTGCAGCTGCACTTGAAGAAGCAAAACGTATTGCAAATAAAGTGACAACAGCACTGGGCGGTTGTGGTATTTTTGGTGTAGAGCTGTTTATTAAAGGCGACAAGGTCTGGTTTAGTGAAGTTTCGCCTCGCCCACATGATACTGGTCTAGTTACTCTAGCGTCACAATTTCAAAGTGAATTTGAACTGCATGCTCGTGCAATTTTAGGATTGCCAGTAAATACAGCTCGCCATAGTGTTGCGGCTAGTGCAGTTATTTATGCTGGGGTCGATGCCAACAATTTAAGCTACAGCGGCTTAAATACGGCATTAGCTAACC
This genomic stretch from Acinetobacter oleivorans DR1 harbors:
- the purT gene encoding formate-dependent phosphoribosylglycinamide formyltransferase gives rise to the protein MIRMSVTLGTPLQSSAFKVLLLGSGELGKEVVISLQRLGVEVHAADRYDHAPAMQVAHFSYVLNMANPTELKQLIEKIKPNLIVPEIEAIATEVLLEIEASQTATVIPSAKAVNLTMNREGIRRLAAEELGLPTSAYRFADSLESFRAASDDIGYPNFVKPVMSSSGKGQSRVKSFDEVDAAWEYAMQGGRVNQGTVIIESQIDFDFEITLLTVRAKNPETGEIETHYCDPIGHRQDAGDYVESWQPQPMTAAALEEAKRIANKVTTALGGCGIFGVELFIKGDKVWFSEVSPRPHDTGLVTLASQFQSEFELHARAILGLPVNTARHSVAASAVIYAGVDANNLSYSGLNTALANPNTDLRLFGKPEGFKRRRMGVATARAENTDLARTLAKETADQVSVKTNS
- a CDS encoding tautomerase family protein → MSQVKIYANEQTIMQYRELLSHAIHQALIEELKYPIEKRFQRFISLKPGNFIYPSDRSQHYIIIELSMFAGRSAATKKQLIQTLFRNIEQQCKIAPQDIEITIFETPKENWGIRGKNADELLLNYQVNI